The Spirochaetales bacterium region TTTGCCGACGGAGTGAAATCATTCTCCTTGCCGTTTTCCCTTCCGCGTAAACACACGCTATTTCGTGCCCTTTTTCTTTTTTTTGTCTGTCGGCGGGCACGGGACTAATCGGCTTGAACTCGACACACTGGATTTTATCGGCCAGACCGCACTCCTTGAGAAAATCCAGCAAGGCGGGAAAACTCTTCACATTCTCATCATCGAAGTTTCCCGAAAGGTTAATCTTGATTTTTCCCGCCGCGTTCAGAAGGTTCGCGATGATACATGAAAAACTCCCCTTCCCGTTTTTGAACGGCCGCTTTTTATCGTGATATTCAGACATTCCGTCAAGGGTAACCTGTATCCCCTTGAGTCCGAGTCTGATGAGCTCATCGAGGAGTTCGGGAACCAGAAGCGAACCGTTCGTCGTTATGCAAAAACCGAACGACATTCCTTTTGCTTCGATATACTCTTTCAGTTCGCAGGCGATGATCCGTATCGGCTTCACATTCATAAGCGGTTCTCCGCCGTAAAAACTCAGGGCAACCTCCTCCGGACGGCGCCGTTCGATCTGTTTTTTTATGAATGCACAGACCCCGAACGCCGTATCGACATTCATGTGCACAGCCTGCCCGAGTCCTTCTTCGACGCAATAGGTACAGGCGAAATTGCATTTATAGGTGGTAAGAACGGTGACATCGAGCCGGCGCGATGAGTTCATAATCTTGCCGAACCACTCCGTGATCATATCCTTTTCATCGACTTGCTTTGGAACGATAAATCCCATCTTCTCGAGGTTCGGGAGAACGGGTGCCAGATTCGGATTGTTCGCGGAAAGAGGGACGGCTTCGAGATCTTTCCTGAAGCCGTGATCGACGATGATATGGGCGCGGGTTTTGGTATTGAATACCATACAGGTATGTTTATCCGGAATCCCGGGGAAAAAAAGGGTATAACGGGAGAGTTTCATGCTGCAACTCCATACGAACAATATTTATTTTATACAGGTTCGACGACACGACATCGCCGAACCTGTTTTGCCATAAAGAAGTGTTGATTACCTTCTCCGGTGCGTCAGCTACTCACACCACCAGCTTCCTCTAAAATCGGCACAGCATGCGAGTACCATTTCATCGAC contains the following coding sequences:
- a CDS encoding radical SAM protein, translated to MKLSRYTLFFPGIPDKHTCMVFNTKTRAHIIVDHGFRKDLEAVPLSANNPNLAPVLPNLEKMGFIVPKQVDEKDMITEWFGKIMNSSRRLDVTVLTTYKCNFACTYCVEEGLGQAVHMNVDTAFGVCAFIKKQIERRRPEEVALSFYGGEPLMNVKPIRIIACELKEYIEAKGMSFGFCITTNGSLLVPELLDELIRLGLKGIQVTLDGMSEYHDKKRPFKNGKGSFSCIIANLLNAAGKIKINLSGNFDDENVKSFPALLDFLKECGLADKIQCVEFKPISPVPADRQKKEKGHEIACVYAEGKTARRMISLRRQILKKGFQSRKGVGINACGMMLNDGMFVIDPAGKLFRCPAFAGHDEFMVGSIYAEEIATLIPRDLWKRCVDCVYLPLCGNGCPFSSYVLYGDPERLNCQKKYIEYMIKENLKLNCQFYRKT